Proteins encoded in a region of the Paenibacillus sp. E222 genome:
- a CDS encoding haloacid dehalogenase, protein MDSKPQLVLDLAGVLITNLSSSFWQELARYAGTPFPVLIEQLSAIRKDLWTGRLTEEQFWIWMQTQYPKMDKMYAYELLDQTTELLPAMHCLERWSELAELHLLSNHCHEWIQAILPLIQPYCKSITISNQVGYCKPNIEIYELVQSHLDRDVRIIYVDDQAKNLKPAAELGWETLLADEQHQWIAEIDEWLAYPR, encoded by the coding sequence ATGGATTCCAAACCCCAACTTGTTTTAGATCTGGCCGGTGTTCTGATCACCAATCTTTCCTCTTCATTCTGGCAGGAGCTTGCTAGGTATGCAGGTACGCCTTTTCCTGTTTTAATCGAGCAATTGAGTGCTATACGTAAGGATTTGTGGACAGGAAGGTTGACGGAGGAGCAGTTCTGGATCTGGATGCAAACCCAATATCCCAAGATGGATAAGATGTATGCCTATGAATTGCTTGATCAAACAACAGAGTTGCTACCTGCCATGCATTGTCTTGAACGATGGAGCGAGCTGGCAGAACTTCATCTCTTGAGCAATCATTGTCATGAATGGATTCAAGCTATTTTGCCGTTGATCCAGCCGTATTGCAAGAGCATAACCATTTCCAATCAGGTCGGATATTGCAAGCCCAATATAGAGATATATGAACTTGTACAATCTCATCTAGACAGGGATGTACGTATTATATACGTGGATGATCAGGCTAAAAATTTGAAGCCTGCTGCTGAGCTGGGATGGGAAACATTACTTGCTGATGAACAGCATCAATGGATTGCTGAAATTG
- a CDS encoding GNAT family N-acetyltransferase, with translation MKQIIQSDELIIDCKDIYLREYRPEDLQKLQEITWQPEVYEFLPGWNATVEERALWLTQYEIPENQNFKQAVLAGGDIGNLCLRLAIVLKENDEFIGWCCSGIKDELPAPNREIMYGISKHFRNRGFTTQAVQGITQYLFENTNVEVLNAIALLTNQASSKVIQKCKFEYLNRIEIENEPYNHYQLLKHPR, from the coding sequence ATGAAACAAATTATACAAAGTGATGAATTAATCATTGATTGCAAAGATATTTATTTGCGTGAGTATCGACCTGAGGATTTGCAGAAATTGCAGGAAATCACCTGGCAACCGGAGGTTTACGAATTTTTGCCGGGTTGGAATGCGACAGTTGAAGAGAGAGCCCTTTGGCTCACTCAGTACGAAATCCCTGAGAATCAGAATTTTAAACAAGCTGTTTTGGCCGGAGGAGACATCGGAAACCTCTGTTTACGGTTGGCTATTGTGCTCAAAGAAAATGATGAGTTCATCGGATGGTGCTGCTCGGGGATCAAGGATGAACTGCCAGCGCCCAATCGGGAGATTATGTACGGCATTTCGAAACACTTCCGGAACCGTGGTTTTACAACGCAGGCAGTACAAGGAATAACGCAGTATTTATTTGAAAATACAAACGTTGAAGTATTGAATGCCATCGCTTTATTAACGAATCAGGCATCCAGCAAGGTAATACAGAAATGCAAGTTTGAATATCTGAATAGGATTGAAATCGAGAATGAACCGTACAACCATTACCAACTGTTGAAGCACCCACGATAA
- a CDS encoding S8 family serine peptidase, whose protein sequence is MDRAIPDPTWKRLGFSEQPDVHTSGQGVGIVIIDSIKPHHLINHLNTRIKCVTVHENLTVTMKDISTNNGEEDHLKGEHGLMSVLALAHEPIRLEGMTHIGIAPAATFIVLDHGAFTAGEGERLKKGIDWILEHGIDWNIKIILSTGWQALDNEVHLQNTRENSTVKALDSAVQQGILVICSNGNTRLNNVMPPIQYLAVGGYVDRGKADRSSHVSFPDEPYGRNGDGHFRPDILAPRLHLTIPSYKMEERDRSVSYYGGTSGAAALVAGVAAHLFSQFPELSSDMLRRALVEHGDTFESYDNPAPRINVANTIRYLKTADGPMYIPNTLLITSIENPFMGIHSVDEIERALALTMLVRSNVLSREELWDFTEDSSPIVRKIAVSTLREPMNEQERQFYWECLLHEKEGGVRGWYMHGLLQNAPKEEIHNWMNWATDINWSVRWCVSEYMAQYPEYFPQLEKTQDPDSITANALPLWQWYTALYCKEN, encoded by the coding sequence GTGGATAGAGCAATACCCGATCCAACATGGAAAAGGTTAGGTTTTTCTGAACAGCCTGATGTTCATACTTCAGGTCAGGGAGTAGGGATCGTAATTATTGATTCAATCAAGCCACATCATCTCATAAATCACTTAAATACTCGAATTAAATGTGTTACCGTACATGAAAATCTGACCGTCACCATGAAGGACATTTCAACTAATAACGGGGAGGAAGATCACCTTAAAGGTGAGCATGGTCTTATGAGTGTGCTGGCTTTGGCCCATGAGCCAATCCGATTAGAGGGAATGACACATATCGGAATTGCACCAGCGGCCACATTTATCGTTCTTGATCATGGAGCATTTACAGCAGGAGAAGGAGAACGTCTGAAAAAAGGAATCGACTGGATCCTTGAACATGGAATCGACTGGAATATAAAAATTATTCTAAGCACGGGTTGGCAGGCATTAGATAATGAAGTTCATCTTCAGAATACGAGAGAAAACTCGACAGTAAAAGCACTGGATTCAGCCGTTCAACAGGGGATTCTGGTTATTTGCTCGAATGGAAATACACGTTTAAATAACGTTATGCCGCCAATACAGTATTTAGCGGTTGGTGGCTACGTTGATCGTGGAAAGGCTGATCGTTCATCACATGTTTCTTTCCCGGATGAACCTTATGGCAGAAATGGAGACGGTCACTTCAGACCCGATATTTTGGCACCCAGACTACATCTTACAATTCCTTCTTATAAAATGGAAGAACGTGATCGCAGTGTATCTTATTATGGAGGAACATCTGGAGCTGCTGCGCTTGTCGCTGGTGTTGCCGCCCATTTGTTCTCTCAATTTCCGGAACTAAGTTCCGATATGTTGAGGCGCGCCTTGGTTGAGCATGGTGACACATTTGAGAGTTACGATAACCCTGCTCCGAGAATTAATGTTGCTAATACGATACGTTATCTGAAAACTGCTGATGGGCCAATGTACATACCAAATACTTTACTAATTACAAGTATTGAAAACCCCTTTATGGGTATTCATTCGGTGGATGAGATTGAAAGAGCGCTTGCGTTAACTATGCTAGTTCGGAGTAATGTATTATCACGAGAAGAGTTATGGGATTTCACTGAGGATTCGTCCCCTATTGTTCGTAAAATTGCGGTATCAACCCTCCGTGAACCAATGAACGAACAAGAGCGGCAGTTTTATTGGGAGTGCTTATTGCATGAAAAAGAAGGTGGCGTAAGGGGGTGGTATATGCATGGGTTATTGCAAAATGCTCCAAAGGAGGAAATACATAATTGGATGAACTGGGCGACAGATATCAATTGGTCAGTTCGATGGTGTGTCAGCGAATATATGGCTCAATACCCAGAGTATTTCCCCCAACTTGAAAAAACGCAAGATCCTGACTCCATAACAGCCAACGCATTGCCCTTATGGCAATGGTACACGGCCTTATATTGTAAAGAAAATTAG
- a CDS encoding VOC family protein: MSPILNQISTVFIPVRDIEKAREWYCDILGLPVDGEILFGHLYIIPMNGTRIVLDSKIYSEDHTFKTPAFHFDTLNIEEAYAFMHSKNVNIRTPIEHEQWFNFQDPDGNWLMVCKC, from the coding sequence GTGAGCCCTATTTTAAATCAGATCAGTACGGTGTTTATTCCTGTTCGTGATATTGAAAAGGCACGTGAGTGGTATTGCGATATATTAGGATTGCCTGTTGACGGGGAGATTTTATTTGGTCATCTGTACATTATTCCGATGAATGGAACACGTATTGTGCTAGATAGCAAAATTTATTCAGAGGATCATACATTTAAAACCCCGGCATTTCATTTTGATACACTCAACATTGAGGAAGCCTATGCGTTTATGCACTCCAAAAATGTAAATATAAGAACACCAATAGAACATGAACAATGGTTTAATTTTCAAGATCCAGACGGGAATTGGTTGATGGTATGCAAATGTTAG
- a CDS encoding GNAT family N-acetyltransferase yields MREINYSDYFWQDDKVRLRALREEDWEDHYYNRFDSPARRLLECEVELPPTNAEAKKFTEAFSDFSLDRGRIMFTIENMDGENVGGLNLNSIDERNGTFSIGIQIDRDHRGKGYGTRAIRILLKYAFFERRLNKFNDSVLEGNEPSAAMMRKLGCVQEGVRRQVIYTDGKYQDMILFGLTKDEFIDKGGLA; encoded by the coding sequence ATGAGAGAGATTAACTATAGCGATTATTTTTGGCAGGATGATAAGGTTCGATTACGTGCTTTGCGTGAGGAAGATTGGGAGGATCATTATTATAACCGGTTTGATTCACCCGCTCGTCGTTTACTGGAATGTGAGGTAGAACTGCCACCTACGAATGCTGAGGCGAAGAAATTTACGGAAGCCTTCTCCGATTTTTCTCTAGACAGGGGACGGATCATGTTCACGATTGAAAATATGGATGGTGAGAATGTCGGGGGCCTGAACCTGAACAGCATCGATGAGCGGAATGGTACCTTTAGCATTGGAATTCAAATTGACAGGGATCATCGCGGAAAAGGATACGGGACGAGAGCCATTCGAATTTTGCTCAAATATGCCTTTTTCGAGCGTAGGCTTAATAAATTCAATGATTCTGTTCTCGAAGGCAATGAACCTTCCGCAGCCATGATGAGAAAGCTTGGATGTGTACAGGAGGGCGTGCGTCGTCAGGTGATTTATACCGATGGAAAATACCAGGATATGATCCTGTTCGGATTAACCAAAGACGAGTTTATTGATAAGGGGGGACTGGCGTGA
- a CDS encoding ATP-binding cassette domain-containing protein — protein sequence MAIELEHVGIVSSQPDKRALLQDITVRLNRGEITLLLGCTGSGKTTMLQTIAGLKPPDTGSLKLDGQPFWQNGKVPQSILLQMGLVFQFPEQQLFARSIGREFAYSLRPYRLPDEQKKKQISETLERWDSPAGQGEGDRFHSDRSPFALSGGERRRLGLALGTATQPSWLLLDEPSAGLEAQSVVMLLDALDQHRTAGEGAIVATHDLDTFLPHADRVLLLQEGRLVADLTPLEIHTRPDLLELAGIGLPHSMQLAQQFAAAGIHFTCTALTPEEMAEGIVQSVNEPLEPKVDVIGNEDQFRIDEAKLALTSSDTSGGKGTQEAIYAHVESGSSRGLYGAMDPRLKWILYILLVTATMLQHHWLGLSLTLVPVILALVVLPRQALMGCLKLMKPLVLFFIVSTALSGTTLSTEGGGLHFGFSLIQAEGTLLNVYRLFIVTLASLWFSLTTPYGRMVEGLNWVLGIGKKIKLPVSSFALAVSLIFRFIPMIWSEWQRFSLIVRARGKAALRPNTVRVRDLGPMVIPLLMALFQRAEDMTIAMEMRKVRENSLLGARSSLLVWSKRDTWICIFGLIVFVFYIWIRD from the coding sequence TTGGCAATCGAATTAGAACATGTAGGTATAGTTTCATCACAACCTGACAAAAGAGCGCTGCTTCAAGATATCACTGTCCGACTGAACCGTGGCGAAATTACTTTATTGTTAGGCTGCACAGGATCAGGCAAAACCACAATGCTGCAAACCATCGCCGGTCTAAAACCGCCAGATACGGGTAGCCTCAAGCTGGACGGACAGCCTTTCTGGCAGAACGGGAAAGTACCACAGTCCATTCTGCTACAAATGGGGTTGGTCTTTCAATTCCCAGAGCAACAGCTGTTCGCCCGAAGCATTGGGCGTGAATTTGCTTATTCCCTGCGTCCATATCGGCTACCGGATGAACAAAAGAAAAAGCAGATTTCCGAGACACTGGAACGTTGGGATTCCCCAGCAGGTCAGGGAGAGGGAGACAGATTCCATTCGGACAGATCCCCCTTTGCACTAAGTGGGGGAGAACGGAGAAGATTAGGGCTTGCCTTGGGAACTGCGACGCAGCCTTCATGGCTATTGCTCGATGAACCCAGCGCCGGATTGGAAGCGCAAAGTGTTGTCATGCTCCTGGATGCATTGGACCAGCATCGAACTGCAGGTGAGGGAGCCATTGTGGCTACACATGACCTGGACACATTTTTGCCGCATGCAGATCGGGTTCTTTTGTTGCAAGAGGGACGTCTGGTTGCTGATCTCACACCACTGGAAATTCATACAAGGCCAGATCTGCTGGAGCTTGCCGGAATTGGTCTGCCACATTCTATGCAACTGGCACAACAATTTGCGGCGGCGGGCATTCATTTTACGTGTACTGCGTTGACTCCGGAGGAAATGGCTGAAGGTATCGTTCAGTCCGTCAATGAGCCTTTAGAGCCGAAGGTTGATGTTATTGGTAATGAGGATCAATTCAGAATAGATGAAGCAAAGCTTGCCTTAACAAGCTCCGATACTTCGGGAGGAAAAGGCACACAGGAGGCCATATACGCCCACGTTGAATCAGGATCAAGCAGAGGATTGTATGGTGCTATGGACCCGCGTCTGAAATGGATTTTATACATTTTACTCGTGACCGCTACGATGCTTCAACACCACTGGTTAGGTCTCTCCCTTACGTTGGTGCCAGTCATCTTGGCGCTCGTTGTGCTGCCACGGCAGGCACTTATGGGATGCTTGAAATTAATGAAACCGCTCGTACTGTTCTTTATCGTATCAACCGCGTTGTCAGGGACGACTCTTTCTACAGAAGGTGGCGGTCTGCATTTCGGATTTTCCCTGATACAGGCGGAGGGGACGTTACTGAATGTATATCGTTTGTTTATCGTCACGTTGGCAAGTCTTTGGTTTTCACTGACTACACCTTATGGTCGCATGGTCGAGGGACTGAATTGGGTGCTTGGTATCGGCAAAAAAATTAAACTGCCCGTGTCGTCGTTTGCACTCGCCGTGTCCTTAATCTTTCGTTTTATCCCGATGATCTGGAGTGAATGGCAGCGATTCTCGCTGATCGTCCGGGCACGCGGCAAAGCTGCATTACGACCGAATACGGTACGTGTGCGTGATCTTGGTCCAATGGTCATTCCCTTGCTCATGGCGCTGTTTCAGCGTGCAGAAGATATGACAATTGCGATGGAAATGCGGAAAGTTAGAGAGAATTCCCTGCTTGGAGCACGTTCCTCCTTATTGGTATGGTCCAAACGAGATACATGGATTTGCATCTTCGGACTTATTGTTTTTGTATTTTATATCTGGATTAGAGATTGA
- a CDS encoding energy-coupling factor ABC transporter ATP-binding protein, whose amino-acid sequence MQDVTPLITLDQVRVHYASESGRVRKAVDGVSLELAPGEWISIVGANGSGKSTLAGLLIGFIPLSGGERKAAPELVVRGVLQQPDAQVLGDTIEEEFHFALSSLLESPDEQLRRREHALHTVGLKHPPEAAISMLSGGQKQLLNIAVALAAKPDVLILDEPTAMLDPGARERMEAVVQAIVQQGTAVIWITHHLEEATLCDRIIAMEEGRCVYDGAPAAFFYGKDKEETAADAGKEVKQPSPCKQLGLAPPFTVQTALLLKQKGMLQHATPLRPEQLVKEVTLWQSN is encoded by the coding sequence ATGCAAGACGTTACACCTTTGATTACACTGGATCAAGTTCGTGTTCATTATGCGTCCGAGTCAGGACGTGTTCGTAAGGCGGTGGATGGAGTTTCGCTGGAATTAGCTCCGGGAGAATGGATAAGTATTGTGGGAGCCAATGGTAGCGGCAAAAGTACGCTGGCTGGACTGCTGATTGGATTCATTCCGCTATCCGGCGGAGAAAGAAAGGCTGCTCCAGAACTGGTTGTTCGTGGAGTCCTCCAGCAGCCTGATGCGCAGGTACTTGGAGATACCATTGAGGAGGAATTTCATTTTGCCTTATCCTCGCTGCTGGAATCTCCTGATGAACAATTACGCCGGAGAGAGCACGCATTACATACGGTAGGACTTAAACATCCGCCAGAGGCGGCAATATCGATGCTGTCGGGAGGGCAGAAGCAGCTGCTGAATATCGCGGTAGCGCTGGCGGCCAAGCCGGATGTACTTATTCTGGATGAACCTACGGCCATGCTTGATCCGGGAGCGAGAGAACGAATGGAAGCGGTAGTTCAAGCCATTGTCCAGCAAGGGACGGCGGTAATCTGGATTACGCATCATTTGGAGGAAGCAACGCTGTGCGATCGAATTATTGCCATGGAAGAGGGACGCTGTGTTTACGATGGAGCGCCTGCGGCTTTCTTTTATGGGAAAGATAAGGAAGAGACAGCGGCTGACGCTGGAAAAGAAGTAAAACAACCCTCTCCCTGCAAACAGCTTGGGCTTGCTCCACCTTTTACAGTGCAGACGGCTCTACTCCTGAAACAGAAAGGTATGCTGCAACATGCAACACCTCTGCGACCAGAGCAGTTGGTTAAGGAGGTAACGCTTTGGCAATCGAATTAG
- a CDS encoding biotin transporter BioY, translated as MKLSLRGIVFSALMAAILVLFGYISIPIGFSPVPITLQTLAVMLAGGLLGPLYGFLSIALVVILTAIGFPLLHGAGGLAVLLGPTGGYVMMWPFSALLIGLLLSRIKLNGFVGYFLAFIVFEVFGSMLIYVSGVPWLAYAYKMSLPEAMIQGFYPYIIGDLIKALFAAIIIAPVRMVFPPQRLTGNMNSTVVKVES; from the coding sequence ATGAAATTATCTTTGCGAGGTATTGTTTTCAGCGCACTCATGGCAGCCATACTTGTTCTTTTTGGTTACATAAGTATTCCCATTGGTTTCTCTCCTGTGCCGATTACATTGCAAACACTTGCGGTTATGCTGGCAGGCGGACTGCTTGGCCCATTATATGGTTTTCTAAGTATCGCTCTGGTCGTCATTCTGACTGCAATTGGATTCCCGCTTCTGCATGGCGCAGGCGGACTTGCAGTACTCCTTGGGCCTACCGGGGGATATGTCATGATGTGGCCCTTCTCCGCATTGCTCATTGGGTTATTACTCAGCAGAATCAAACTGAACGGATTCGTTGGTTATTTCCTGGCCTTTATTGTATTTGAGGTATTTGGTTCAATGTTGATCTATGTTTCGGGCGTGCCATGGCTGGCCTATGCTTACAAAATGTCGTTACCCGAAGCCATGATACAAGGGTTCTATCCCTACATCATCGGTGATCTGATCAAAGCCTTGTTCGCTGCGATCATCATCGCACCTGTACGCATGGTCTTCCCTCCACAACGACTGACAGGCAACATGAACTCAACGGTTGTAAAGGTTGAATCCTAA
- a CDS encoding beta-glucoside-specific PTS transporter subunit IIABC: protein MSQEKLAKEIVELVGGEKNVVSLVHCATRLRFVLKDDAKADKAKLEKTEGIIAVKENGGQFQVVVGNKVPEVYNAIGQISNILDDSSEKEKSKKSAKGLGGIIDVISSIFAPLLGVMAGAGILKGLLLIASNVGWLETTETTYKILFAAADSLFYFLPLLLAVTTARKFQGNMFVAMTIAGALIYPSIVTLKAEGTPTDFFGIPVILMNYSSTVIPIILAVIVMSKLEKFFNKVLHESVKNFVTPLFLLVIMVPLTLLVFGPFGVYVGNAIASGLVAAFGFSPLLAGAVMGASWQLLVIFGIHWGLIPVFINNVAVYGRDGVKPAATASIFAQTGAAFGVMLKTKNKKLKTLAGSSTLTALFGITEPAIYGVTLPLKRPFIAGVIGGAVGGAIIGQAGTQAFASGAPGLLTLPIFYGPGGEGFPGLILGICVSFVVSAALTYIMGFKDPVEEEEQEKSTESTTPSVRTADSVDQEVLNPIEGTIVELTEVPDPAFSSGAMGKGIAIEPAVGRVVAPFDGTITVAFKKKHALAVVSDTGAEILVHVGVDTVKLDGQHFTSHIQEGDRVKAGDLLLEFDIAAIKAAGYHTVTPIIVTNSANYEEVVPLITGQVRVQEPLLTLYGGKGQEQE from the coding sequence ATGAGTCAGGAAAAACTCGCAAAAGAGATCGTCGAGCTTGTCGGCGGGGAAAAAAATGTGGTATCACTGGTACATTGCGCAACACGTTTGCGGTTTGTATTGAAAGATGACGCCAAGGCAGACAAAGCCAAGCTGGAAAAGACAGAAGGAATCATCGCAGTCAAGGAAAACGGGGGACAGTTTCAGGTGGTCGTTGGCAATAAGGTGCCTGAGGTTTATAACGCCATTGGTCAGATCAGCAACATTTTGGATGACTCTTCCGAAAAGGAAAAGTCCAAGAAGTCCGCAAAAGGCTTAGGCGGCATTATCGATGTGATTTCCAGTATATTCGCACCGCTGCTAGGGGTAATGGCGGGAGCCGGTATATTGAAAGGGCTGCTGCTCATTGCAAGTAATGTCGGCTGGCTGGAAACGACAGAAACCACGTATAAGATCCTATTTGCAGCAGCAGACAGCTTGTTTTATTTCTTACCTTTGCTGTTAGCGGTTACAACCGCTCGCAAATTCCAGGGTAACATGTTTGTGGCGATGACCATTGCTGGCGCATTAATCTATCCTTCCATCGTCACGCTCAAGGCGGAGGGAACGCCAACCGATTTCTTCGGTATCCCTGTGATATTGATGAATTATTCATCTACCGTTATCCCTATTATTCTGGCAGTCATCGTCATGAGCAAATTGGAGAAATTCTTCAATAAGGTTCTTCACGAAAGTGTGAAAAATTTTGTCACTCCATTATTTTTGCTAGTCATTATGGTTCCTCTTACCCTGCTCGTATTTGGTCCATTTGGAGTATATGTAGGTAATGCCATTGCATCAGGACTGGTGGCCGCTTTTGGATTCAGTCCGTTATTGGCAGGAGCCGTTATGGGTGCAAGCTGGCAGCTGCTCGTTATTTTCGGAATTCACTGGGGGCTCATTCCCGTATTTATCAATAACGTTGCTGTATATGGACGTGATGGTGTCAAACCTGCTGCGACGGCTTCCATCTTCGCACAGACTGGTGCTGCATTCGGTGTTATGCTGAAAACCAAAAATAAAAAGCTGAAAACGCTGGCGGGTTCATCTACACTGACAGCCTTGTTCGGGATTACGGAGCCTGCCATCTATGGTGTTACTCTGCCACTCAAACGTCCATTTATCGCAGGAGTGATCGGGGGTGCCGTTGGTGGAGCCATCATTGGTCAAGCAGGTACTCAGGCATTCGCTTCAGGCGCTCCAGGACTGTTGACTTTGCCGATCTTCTATGGACCGGGTGGAGAGGGTTTCCCTGGACTGATTCTTGGGATCTGCGTGTCCTTTGTTGTTTCGGCTGCATTGACGTACATTATGGGATTCAAAGATCCGGTTGAAGAGGAAGAACAAGAAAAAAGCACGGAATCTACCACTCCATCAGTAAGAACAGCGGATTCCGTTGATCAAGAAGTTCTAAACCCGATTGAGGGGACCATTGTTGAACTGACTGAGGTGCCAGATCCGGCATTTTCATCCGGTGCGATGGGCAAAGGCATTGCGATTGAGCCGGCAGTTGGCCGAGTCGTTGCTCCTTTTGACGGTACCATTACCGTGGCTTTCAAAAAGAAACATGCCCTGGCTGTTGTATCAGATACAGGTGCGGAGATTTTGGTCCATGTCGGAGTGGATACCGTTAAGCTCGATGGTCAGCACTTTACATCACATATTCAGGAAGGTGATCGGGTTAAAGCAGGAGATTTGCTGCTGGAATTCGATATCGCTGCAATCAAGGCCGCTGGTTATCATACGGTAACCCCTATCATTGTTACGAATTCTGCGAATTATGAGGAAGTAGTTCCTTTGATTACGGGACAAGTTCGGGTACAAGAGCCGTTACTTACCCTGTATGGTGGAAAAGGACAGGAACAAGAGTAG
- the licT gene encoding BglG family transcription antiterminator LicT gives MKIAKVINNNVISIYQADGAELVVMGRGIAFKKKPGDKVDETRIQKVFALKNKQTSDNFKMLLREVPMELIEIVEEIITYAKENLGRNLNENIYVSLTDHINFAIERYREGVEIKNALMWEIKQLYKAEFGLGLKTLEQIKSRLHIELPPDEAAYIALHIVNAEMNEEVITTMNITKFIQQIINIAKYHFKMEFDEESLSYFRFITHLKFFSQRVLSGTHYDNNYDHFYDMIKEKHPEAAACTEKIEMFVNKEYNHQLTNEEKLYLTVHIERVVNR, from the coding sequence GTGAAAATAGCAAAGGTTATCAACAATAACGTCATTAGCATCTATCAAGCGGATGGAGCAGAGCTTGTAGTGATGGGGCGTGGGATTGCCTTTAAGAAAAAGCCGGGGGATAAAGTAGACGAGACCCGCATCCAGAAAGTATTTGCGCTTAAAAACAAGCAGACATCCGACAATTTCAAAATGCTGCTGCGCGAAGTGCCTATGGAACTGATCGAAATTGTGGAAGAAATTATTACCTACGCCAAAGAAAATCTGGGCCGTAACCTGAATGAAAATATTTACGTTTCCCTAACAGATCATATTAACTTTGCGATTGAACGATATCGTGAAGGAGTAGAAATCAAGAATGCACTGATGTGGGAAATCAAACAGCTGTACAAGGCGGAGTTCGGACTGGGTCTGAAAACGCTGGAGCAGATCAAGTCCAGACTTCATATCGAGCTTCCACCGGATGAAGCTGCGTATATTGCCCTGCACATTGTCAATGCGGAGATGAATGAAGAAGTCATTACAACGATGAACATCACGAAGTTTATTCAGCAGATTATTAATATAGCGAAATATCACTTCAAGATGGAATTCGATGAGGAGTCTCTCAGCTATTTTCGCTTCATTACGCATCTGAAGTTCTTCTCCCAGAGGGTATTAAGCGGCACGCATTATGACAATAATTATGACCACTTTTACGACATGATCAAAGAGAAGCACCCGGAAGCGGCGGCATGTACGGAGAAAATCGAAATGTTCGTCAACAAGGAATACAACCATCAGCTTACCAACGAAGAGAAATTGTATCTGACCGTCCACATTGAACGGGTCGTTAATCGATAA